In Dolichospermum flos-aquae CCAP 1403/13F, the following proteins share a genomic window:
- a CDS encoding winged helix-turn-helix domain-containing protein translates to MYTSELAKYSARADIGQTSRILVVEDEELIREMLVVALEGEGYEVITASDGRAAIEYLKSCEDNSEELPLDLVLLDLMLPQINGLDICRFLRHQGNSVPILMLSAKGSETDRVLGLEVGADDYLTKPFSMRELVARCRALLRRQRLSALPQVPVLKHKDITLNAQECRVIVRGEEISLSPKEFRLLELFMSYTRRVWSREQLLDQVWGPDFVGDSKTVDVHIRWLREKLEEDPSHPEYIVTVRGFGYRFG, encoded by the coding sequence ATGTATACCAGTGAATTAGCTAAGTATTCTGCCAGGGCAGATATTGGACAAACAAGCCGTATTCTCGTAGTCGAAGACGAAGAACTAATTCGGGAAATGTTAGTTGTGGCCTTGGAAGGGGAAGGCTATGAAGTAATTACCGCTAGTGATGGCCGAGCAGCGATAGAATATCTGAAAAGTTGTGAAGATAATTCTGAAGAACTGCCTTTAGACTTGGTGCTATTAGATTTGATGTTACCGCAAATTAATGGCCTAGACATTTGCCGTTTTTTACGTCATCAAGGCAACTCAGTGCCAATTTTAATGTTGAGTGCTAAAGGTAGTGAAACTGACCGAGTCCTAGGCTTAGAAGTGGGTGCTGATGACTATTTGACAAAACCATTTAGTATGCGAGAATTGGTGGCGCGGTGTCGGGCGTTACTTCGTCGTCAACGTTTAAGTGCATTGCCACAAGTTCCGGTTCTGAAGCACAAAGATATAACTTTAAATGCTCAAGAGTGTCGGGTTATAGTCCGTGGAGAAGAGATAAGTTTGTCTCCCAAGGAGTTCCGACTCTTAGAATTATTTATGAGTTATACCCGTCGGGTATGGTCACGAGAGCAATTATTAGATCAGGTATGGGGTCCAGATTTTGTAGGGGATAGCAAAACTGTGGATGTTCATATCCGCTGGTTACGGGAAAAGTTGGAGGAAGATCCTAGTCATCCAGAATATATTGTAACTGTGCGGGGTTTTGGTTACAGATTTGGGTGA
- a CDS encoding sensor histidine kinase has protein sequence MFFLGFSLGLAVGLGFWVWQQVHLHRYLEQLLQSPSSNSHKITNIKLLLRPRLRQEISIVNRQQQNLQQSLSMYKELLDFAPLGYLQVDEENQLLWCNQQAREILYLQRWQPGQVRLLLELVRSYELDQLIEQTRDWQKPQVQEWVFHPACEDAKMMTELKPMFLRASSLPLPTGQVGVFLENCQSVLDMKQERDRSFSDLAHELRTPLTAIRLVVETLQTRLEPPLDRWVNRLMQEVDRLINLVQSWLELTQMQNNPTMQLNLEMVEMRSLIISAWETLEPIAQSHSLSINYSGLDSICIQADKSRLYQVFVNLLDNSIKYSPATTTIDIETKIISTDNGQMLEINIIDFGVGFAVDDLPHVFERFYRGDKARYRSPVNEVNSTTGIAGSGLGLAIVQQIVMAHGGVIKAMNHPETGGAWIQIQFSQVMTNLPSTVQRK, from the coding sequence ATGTTTTTTCTGGGATTTTCGCTGGGTTTAGCTGTCGGCCTGGGTTTTTGGGTTTGGCAACAGGTTCATTTGCACCGATATTTAGAACAATTACTACAATCGCCAAGTTCTAATTCCCATAAAATTACTAATATTAAACTGCTGCTAAGACCTCGCTTACGGCAGGAAATCTCTATTGTGAATAGGCAGCAACAAAATTTGCAGCAATCATTGTCCATGTATAAGGAATTACTGGATTTTGCTCCGCTGGGATATTTGCAGGTAGACGAGGAAAATCAATTGTTGTGGTGCAATCAACAAGCGCGGGAAATCTTATATCTTCAAAGATGGCAACCTGGACAGGTGCGTTTGCTGCTAGAGTTGGTGAGGTCTTATGAATTAGATCAGTTAATTGAACAAACTCGTGATTGGCAAAAACCCCAGGTGCAGGAATGGGTTTTTCATCCCGCTTGTGAAGATGCTAAGATGATGACAGAATTAAAGCCCATGTTTCTGCGGGCTTCTAGCTTGCCATTACCAACGGGACAGGTGGGAGTATTTTTGGAAAATTGCCAATCTGTGCTAGATATGAAGCAAGAACGCGATCGCTCTTTTTCCGATTTAGCCCATGAACTCCGCACCCCGTTGACGGCAATTCGTCTCGTGGTGGAAACTCTGCAAACCCGTTTAGAACCACCTTTAGACCGTTGGGTTAATAGGCTGATGCAAGAAGTTGACCGACTGATTAATTTAGTCCAAAGTTGGTTGGAGTTGACGCAAATGCAAAACAATCCCACCATGCAGTTAAATTTGGAAATGGTGGAAATGCGATCGCTCATCATCTCCGCATGGGAAACCCTAGAACCAATTGCCCAGAGTCATTCTCTCAGTATTAACTATTCTGGACTAGACAGCATCTGCATTCAGGCAGATAAATCTCGACTTTATCAAGTATTCGTCAATTTGCTAGATAATAGCATCAAATATAGTCCAGCCACCACAACTATTGACATTGAGACTAAAATAATTTCTACTGATAACGGTCAAATGTTGGAAATAAATATTATTGATTTCGGTGTTGGCTTTGCTGTTGACGACTTACCTCATGTATTTGAAAGGTTTTATCGCGGAGATAAAGCCCGGTATCGTTCACCAGTCAATGAAGTAAATTCGACAACGGGAATTGCTGGTAGCGGTTTAGGTTTAGCCATTGTCCAGCAAATAGTCATGGCTCACGGTGGTGTAATTAAAGCCATGAACCATCCAGAAACAGGTGGTGCTTGGATACAAATTCAATTTTCTCAAGTTATGACAAATTTACCTAGTACAGTACAGCGCAAGTAA
- the phoU gene encoding phosphate signaling complex protein PhoU — protein MKTVFDPPNHEILPIKRSIRRLERDLLRMGALVEQSFRLSHQALFAGDLIAAEQIPRLDKKIDRFYRQIESDCTTIIIRQVPTERDLRCISAFMQLVRDLERIGDYAEELGEIAIKLFPYPQHSSLPEIAIMSQHAQAMLATCLVALADLDETSGQRMKQLDDAVDNAYEHLYQTFAQQENISGVIEPILLLTLAIRCLERMADHATNIAQRVTYIVTGQRS, from the coding sequence GTGAAAACTGTATTTGATCCTCCCAATCACGAAATACTACCAATAAAACGCTCCATTAGGCGTTTAGAACGGGATTTATTACGTATGGGGGCTTTAGTAGAACAATCATTTCGGCTGAGTCACCAAGCCCTATTTGCCGGGGACTTAATCGCAGCGGAACAAATACCCCGGTTAGATAAAAAAATTGATCGCTTTTATCGGCAAATAGAATCAGACTGCACAACTATTATCATTCGTCAAGTACCCACAGAAAGAGATTTGCGCTGTATAAGTGCTTTTATGCAATTGGTGCGTGACTTAGAACGAATTGGGGATTATGCCGAAGAGTTAGGGGAAATTGCCATTAAACTCTTCCCTTATCCTCAACATAGTTCCTTACCAGAAATTGCAATTATGTCCCAGCACGCCCAAGCAATGTTAGCAACTTGTTTAGTCGCATTGGCAGACCTAGACGAAACCAGTGGACAAAGAATGAAGCAGTTAGATGATGCTGTAGATAATGCTTATGAGCATCTTTATCAAACCTTTGCCCAACAGGAAAATATTTCTGGCGTAATTGAGCCAATTCTCTTGTTAACTTTAGCAATTCGTTGTTTAGAACGCATGGCAGATCACGCAACTAATATTGCTCAACGAGTTACATATATTGTTACAGGTCAGCGATCGTAA
- a CDS encoding iron uptake porin, whose amino-acid sequence MKKAFWNILKVSPVLALTLLTGNSAFAGEAKEQVTSVAELSQESNSLGQITSVSQFSDVQPTDWAFQALQSLFERYSCGVSGYTNGTFRGNRALSRYEFAAGLNSCLDRVNELIATATADMVSKQDLATLQRLQEEYSTELATIRGQVDALEARTGELEANQFSTTTKLSGEAIFSVSQAFGDKVADTDTNPDNNPDLNSTATFSNRVRLSLNSSFTGTDQLQTRLQGINIIPNSAVTGTNMTRLGYDGSATGNNSNNTVTIDKLNYAFNLKNNIRVRIDAIGGELNENVNVFNPDFRSSGTGALSRYGRFSPIYRQAADGAGITVNVNPNGKLALSAAYFATGRNNAADPSARRGLFDGSNTLFSQLAIKPNQAINIGLTYAHTYQGSDNRSLFGDTGSAFANNAGNAGSESNNYGIQGTLQPTKNITLGGWAGYTTASTLAGTPQSAEVWYWATTLGIKDFGKEGNTLGLIFGRSPKVTGYKQSGQSVINALKDTGRESGTSYHIEGLYKVKLSDNILVTPGVIVILNPEHNDKNSTEYVGTLRTTFTF is encoded by the coding sequence ATGAAAAAAGCTTTTTGGAATATCCTCAAGGTTAGTCCTGTCCTAGCTTTGACCTTACTAACTGGTAACAGTGCATTTGCTGGTGAAGCTAAGGAACAAGTAACAAGTGTTGCTGAATTGTCCCAAGAGTCCAACAGCTTGGGTCAAATAACATCCGTTTCTCAGTTTTCCGACGTACAACCCACAGATTGGGCGTTTCAAGCTTTACAATCTTTATTTGAACGTTATAGCTGTGGAGTTAGTGGTTATACTAATGGTACTTTCCGTGGTAATCGCGCCTTGAGTCGTTATGAATTTGCGGCTGGTTTAAATTCCTGCTTAGACCGCGTTAATGAACTCATTGCTACCGCAACCGCTGACATGGTGAGCAAGCAAGATTTAGCTACCTTGCAACGTTTGCAAGAAGAATATTCCACTGAACTAGCAACTATTCGCGGTCAAGTAGATGCTTTAGAAGCTCGTACTGGCGAATTAGAAGCTAATCAGTTCTCCACCACCACAAAACTATCTGGTGAAGCGATTTTCAGCGTATCCCAAGCTTTTGGGGATAAGGTAGCAGACACTGACACAAATCCCGATAATAACCCTGACCTAAACAGCACTGCAACCTTCTCTAATCGAGTGCGGTTGAGTTTGAACAGTAGTTTCACTGGTACAGACCAATTGCAAACTCGTTTGCAAGGGATAAATATCATACCCAACAGTGCCGTTACGGGTACTAACATGACCCGCTTAGGTTATGATGGTAGTGCAACTGGTAATAATAGCAATAACACCGTAACTATTGACAAACTCAACTACGCTTTCAATTTAAAAAACAATATTCGTGTCAGGATTGACGCTATTGGTGGTGAGTTGAACGAAAATGTCAATGTTTTCAACCCTGACTTTAGAAGCAGTGGTACAGGTGCTTTATCTCGCTACGGACGTTTCAGCCCCATTTATCGTCAAGCAGCTGACGGTGCTGGTATCACTGTTAACGTCAATCCTAATGGTAAATTGGCCTTGAGCGCAGCTTATTTTGCCACAGGTAGAAACAATGCAGCAGATCCTAGCGCACGGAGAGGACTATTCGATGGTAGTAATACACTGTTTAGTCAATTGGCTATTAAACCCAACCAAGCTATCAACATTGGACTGACCTATGCTCATACTTATCAAGGTAGCGACAATCGTTCATTATTCGGAGATACTGGCAGTGCCTTCGCTAATAATGCTGGTAATGCTGGTAGTGAATCTAACAACTACGGTATACAAGGTACCTTGCAACCCACAAAGAATATCACCCTGGGCGGTTGGGCAGGTTATACAACAGCTAGTACCTTAGCAGGCACTCCACAAAGTGCTGAAGTTTGGTACTGGGCTACTACTTTGGGTATCAAAGACTTCGGTAAAGAAGGTAATACTTTGGGTTTAATCTTCGGTCGCTCACCTAAAGTCACTGGTTATAAACAAAGTGGACAATCTGTTATCAATGCACTAAAAGATACAGGTAGAGAATCAGGCACTTCTTATCATATAGAAGGTCTTTACAAGGTGAAGCTTTCTGATAATATCCTTGTTACTCCAGGTGTAATAGTCATCTTGAATCCTGAGCATAACGACAAGAATAGCACCGAGTACGTTGGTACTTTACGGACTACCTTCACTTTCTAG
- a CDS encoding FAD-binding oxidoreductase yields MNSIASTLTSILSTENAVISWENLSPTQQHNIQQGIDPKSQPSCVIYPHSQAELAAVITTANSHKWRVLSCGSGSKINWGGLAKNIDIIVSTERINQLIEHAVGDLTVTVEAGMKFAQLQEILAKHHQFLALDPAFPNSATIGGMVATADTGSLRQRYGGVRDQLLGITFIRADGQIAKAGGRVVKNVAGYDLMKLFTGAYGTLGIISQVTFRVYPIPETSQTVILTGKPEAISQAVRTLQSSELTPTQVDLLSSKLVTNLDLGTGIGLITRFQNINESVQEQSKRLLAIGEKLGLQGVIYLGNQEINLWQRLPEQIHSHVTESTITCKVGVLPTAAVEIINQIDIGLIHISSGLGLVRLENKDQILPLRNLCAANSGFLSILSAPVELKERFDVWGYNGNALAVMRGIKTQFDGNFILSPGRFVGGI; encoded by the coding sequence ATGAATTCAATAGCATCTACCTTAACTTCTATTCTCAGCACCGAAAACGCCGTTATATCCTGGGAAAATCTCAGCCCCACCCAACAGCATAATATCCAACAGGGAATAGACCCCAAAAGCCAGCCTAGTTGTGTCATTTATCCCCATAGCCAAGCAGAATTAGCCGCCGTTATCACCACTGCCAACAGTCACAAATGGCGTGTTCTAAGCTGTGGTAGCGGGAGTAAAATCAATTGGGGTGGTTTAGCTAAAAATATTGATATTATTGTCAGCACCGAACGCATTAACCAACTCATAGAACACGCTGTAGGTGATTTAACTGTCACTGTTGAAGCAGGGATGAAATTTGCCCAGCTTCAGGAGATTTTAGCTAAACATCACCAATTTTTAGCACTTGATCCCGCTTTTCCTAATTCTGCTACTATTGGTGGTATGGTTGCTACTGCCGATACGGGTTCTCTGCGGCAACGTTATGGTGGTGTGCGTGACCAACTTCTAGGTATAACTTTTATCCGCGCAGATGGTCAAATCGCCAAAGCTGGGGGAAGAGTCGTTAAAAATGTGGCTGGTTACGACTTAATGAAATTATTTACTGGTGCTTACGGGACATTAGGAATTATCAGCCAAGTCACTTTTCGAGTTTATCCCATTCCTGAAACTTCGCAAACTGTGATATTAACTGGAAAACCTGAAGCTATATCCCAAGCAGTGAGAACTTTACAAAGTTCGGAATTAACACCAACTCAAGTTGATTTATTATCAAGTAAGTTAGTTACTAATTTAGATTTGGGAACAGGAATAGGATTAATTACCCGCTTTCAAAATATTAATGAAAGTGTCCAAGAACAGTCAAAACGACTTTTAGCAATTGGCGAAAAGTTAGGCTTACAGGGGGTAATTTATTTGGGAAATCAGGAAATTAATTTATGGCAACGATTACCAGAACAAATACATTCTCATGTGACAGAATCTACAATTACCTGCAAAGTAGGAGTATTACCAACTGCGGCTGTGGAGATTATCAATCAAATAGATATTGGTTTAATTCATATTAGCAGTGGTTTGGGTTTAGTCCGTTTAGAAAATAAAGATCAGATTTTACCTTTGCGGAATTTATGTGCAGCAAATTCTGGTTTTTTAAGTATTTTATCAGCACCTGTTGAGTTGAAGGAAAGGTTTGATGTTTGGGGGTATAATGGTAATGCTTTGGCAGTAATGCGGGGAATTAAAACACAGTTTGATGGTAATTTTATTTTAAGTCCTGGTCGGTTTGTGGGTGGGATTTAA
- a CDS encoding (Fe-S)-binding protein — translation MQVSEGSVNNTASIKNLQGFDGSHPPDPKLIDSCVHCGFCLSTCPSYRVLGKEMDSPRGRIYLMDAINEGEIALNTATVEHFDSCLGCLACVSTCPSGVQYDKLISATRHQVERNYNRSLPDKLVRQLIFSLFPNPDLLRILLFPLLVYQKLGISKVLQATGLIKAISPRLAAMESILPEITLKSFQDNLPDIIPAKGEKRYRVGVILGCVQRLFFSDVNEATVRVLTANGCEVVIPKSQGCCAALPEHQGQTEQAKVLARQMIDSFADTHVDFVIINAAGCGHTLKEYGHILADDPEYAEKAKVFAAKVKDSQEFLANVGLTAKLSPLTDKNLTLVYQDACHLLHGQKISVQPRQLLKQIPGVTLKEPIDAALCCGSAGVYNMLQPEVAEELGKQKAQNLLNTGADLIASPNPGCSLQISKYLQGKTISVMHPMELLDYSIRGDKLEI, via the coding sequence ATGCAAGTTTCGGAAGGTTCGGTGAATAATACTGCTAGTATTAAGAATTTGCAGGGTTTTGATGGAAGTCATCCACCTGATCCTAAGTTAATTGATAGTTGTGTTCATTGTGGTTTTTGTTTGTCTACTTGTCCTAGTTATCGGGTATTAGGTAAGGAGATGGATTCTCCCAGGGGACGGATATATTTAATGGATGCTATTAATGAGGGGGAAATTGCTCTCAATACGGCTACTGTTGAACATTTTGATTCTTGTTTGGGTTGTCTAGCTTGTGTTTCTACTTGTCCTTCTGGTGTGCAGTATGATAAGTTGATTTCGGCTACTAGACATCAGGTGGAAAGAAATTATAATCGCAGTTTACCTGATAAGTTGGTTCGACAATTGATTTTTTCTCTGTTTCCTAATCCTGATCTTTTAAGAATTTTACTTTTTCCTTTATTAGTTTATCAAAAGTTAGGAATTTCTAAGGTATTACAAGCAACTGGGTTAATTAAAGCCATATCTCCCCGGTTAGCTGCTATGGAATCTATTTTACCGGAAATTACTCTTAAATCTTTTCAGGATAATTTACCAGATATCATCCCAGCGAAGGGTGAAAAAAGATATCGGGTTGGTGTAATTTTAGGATGTGTGCAAAGGTTGTTTTTCTCTGATGTCAATGAAGCGACAGTAAGGGTTTTAACTGCGAATGGTTGTGAGGTGGTAATTCCTAAATCTCAAGGTTGTTGTGCTGCGCTTCCTGAACACCAAGGACAAACGGAACAAGCGAAGGTTTTAGCAAGACAAATGATTGATAGTTTTGCTGATACTCATGTGGATTTTGTGATTATCAATGCTGCTGGTTGTGGTCATACTTTGAAGGAATATGGTCATATTTTAGCAGATGATCCAGAATATGCGGAAAAAGCTAAAGTATTTGCCGCGAAAGTTAAGGATTCACAGGAGTTTTTAGCTAATGTGGGTTTAACGGCTAAACTTTCACCTTTGACTGATAAAAATCTGACTTTAGTTTATCAAGATGCTTGTCATTTATTACATGGTCAAAAAATTAGTGTTCAACCTCGTCAACTTTTAAAACAAATTCCGGGTGTGACTTTAAAAGAACCTATTGACGCGGCTTTGTGCTGTGGTAGTGCGGGGGTTTATAATATGTTACAACCGGAAGTTGCGGAAGAATTAGGTAAACAAAAAGCCCAGAATTTATTAAATACTGGTGCAGATTTAATTGCTTCTCCTAATCCTGGTTGTAGTTTGCAGATTAGTAAATATTTGCAGGGGAAAACTATTTCTGTCATGCACCCAATGGAGTTATTAGATTATTCAATTCGGGGTGATAAGTTGGAGATTTAG
- a CDS encoding IS1634 family transposase, producing MEIQNIDHLGIVAGIIDSIGIVEIINELIGVEKDEKVNAGQVVKAMIINGLGFVSKPLYMFPKYFETIACEHLIGAGVKPEYLNDDKLGRVMDKLFIKGLDTIFFIIALKAAQKFGVSLSTSHLDSSSMHVHGQYNTSLPFVIFESQKVGNNQELEELAVKSPKEITITYGYSRDHRPDLKQFIIEMICSGDGDIPIFLKLASGNQADSSCFGKIAVEYQKQLEVNSLMVADAALYTESNLKMMSELRWLCRVPLSIKAAKSLISTLAESEFIDSTIPGYKLASKIQNYAGIEQRWLVVQSQERKESDLHKLTQKITKAESKAVQDLKKLSQERLACVADAIKALSKLSKQFKYHQIHESTVTQVKSNKKDTSGEISYQISATVSQDESKINTELLSAGRFIIATNVLDSKELSNDSMLREYKAQQSCERGFGFLKDPLFFADSIFLKSPERIESLGMIMGLCLLVYTLAQRHIRNALLESKSTIKNQLGKATNRPTLRWIFQCFQCIHLVTLNQEKHISNWNKDRDFILSLLPDDCLRYYQLVS from the coding sequence ATGGAAATTCAGAACATAGACCATCTAGGGATAGTAGCAGGAATCATAGATTCAATCGGAATAGTAGAAATAATAAATGAATTAATAGGAGTCGAAAAAGACGAAAAAGTAAATGCAGGTCAAGTGGTAAAAGCCATGATAATAAACGGGTTAGGATTTGTCTCCAAACCGTTATATATGTTTCCCAAATATTTTGAAACAATAGCCTGTGAGCATTTAATAGGAGCAGGAGTAAAACCAGAATATCTCAACGACGATAAATTGGGGAGAGTCATGGATAAACTGTTTATAAAAGGCTTAGATACAATCTTTTTTATCATAGCCTTAAAAGCTGCTCAAAAATTTGGAGTATCACTATCAACATCACATCTAGACTCATCATCAATGCACGTGCATGGGCAGTATAACACTAGCTTACCATTCGTAATATTTGAGAGTCAAAAAGTAGGAAATAACCAAGAATTAGAAGAATTAGCAGTAAAATCACCAAAAGAAATAACCATCACCTACGGTTATTCTCGTGACCATCGTCCAGACTTAAAACAGTTTATCATAGAAATGATATGTTCAGGAGATGGAGACATACCAATATTTTTAAAACTAGCATCGGGAAACCAAGCTGACTCATCATGTTTTGGTAAAATAGCAGTAGAATATCAAAAACAATTAGAAGTTAATAGTCTCATGGTTGCTGACGCTGCTTTATATACAGAATCAAACCTGAAAATGATGTCAGAATTACGTTGGTTATGTCGAGTACCATTAAGCATAAAAGCAGCAAAATCATTAATATCAACATTAGCAGAATCAGAATTTATTGATAGTACAATACCAGGATATAAATTAGCATCAAAAATCCAAAATTATGCAGGGATAGAACAAAGATGGTTAGTAGTGCAAAGTCAAGAAAGAAAAGAATCAGACCTGCATAAGCTCACACAAAAAATTACCAAAGCAGAATCAAAAGCTGTGCAAGATTTGAAAAAGTTATCACAAGAGAGACTTGCATGTGTTGCAGATGCTATCAAGGCATTATCAAAATTATCAAAACAATTCAAATATCATCAAATTCACGAAAGTACGGTGACTCAAGTAAAATCTAATAAAAAAGATACTTCAGGAGAAATATCCTATCAAATATCAGCTACAGTCTCCCAGGATGAAAGTAAAATTAATACAGAATTGCTGAGTGCGGGACGTTTTATTATTGCGACAAATGTTTTAGATTCAAAGGAACTAAGCAATGATTCTATGCTCAGGGAATATAAAGCTCAACAATCATGTGAAAGAGGGTTTGGTTTTCTCAAAGACCCATTATTTTTTGCCGACAGTATTTTCCTCAAAAGTCCTGAGAGAATAGAGTCTTTGGGAATGATTATGGGTTTATGTCTACTGGTTTATACTTTGGCTCAACGTCATATTAGAAATGCTCTTTTGGAGTCTAAATCAACAATTAAAAATCAATTAGGCAAAGCAACTAATCGTCCTACTTTACGCTGGATTTTTCAATGCTTTCAGTGTATTCATTTGGTTACACTCAATCAGGAGAAACATATTTCTAATTGGAATAAGGACAGAGATTTTATCTTGAGTCTTTTACCAGATGATTGTTTACGTTACTATCAATTAGTCAGCTAA
- the folP gene encoding dihydropteroate synthase: MSNNLTIRDHCFTWGKRTYLMGILNVTPDSFSDGGKFNTTSAALTQAQAMVSAGADIIDIGGQSTRPGAEQISLEAELERVLSVLELLRPVIDIPISIDTTRSEVAKAAIIAGADIINDISAGTFDPQMLPTVASLNVPIVLMHIQGTPQTMQKCTDYEDLIADIYNFLSEQITKATLLGIDKNKIIIDPGIGFAKNHEQNLEIFRRLESLKTLNSPILVGASRKSFIGNILHQPDPKLRVWGTAAACCAAIFNGADILRVHDVQEMQEVTLVADAIYREG; the protein is encoded by the coding sequence ATGTCTAACAACTTAACTATCCGAGATCACTGTTTTACCTGGGGAAAGCGGACTTATCTCATGGGAATTTTGAATGTCACCCCGGATAGTTTTAGTGATGGTGGTAAATTTAACACCACCTCAGCGGCTTTAACCCAGGCACAAGCAATGGTTTCGGCTGGTGCTGATATTATTGATATTGGTGGACAATCAACCCGTCCAGGGGCAGAACAAATATCCCTAGAAGCAGAACTTGAGCGGGTGCTATCGGTCTTGGAGTTGCTACGTCCAGTTATTGATATTCCTATTTCTATAGATACTACTAGAAGCGAAGTAGCTAAAGCAGCAATTATCGCTGGAGCAGATATAATTAATGATATTTCTGCTGGAACATTTGACCCGCAAATGTTGCCAACTGTTGCTAGTTTAAATGTGCCGATTGTCTTAATGCACATCCAAGGAACTCCCCAAACTATGCAAAAATGTACTGATTATGAAGATCTAATTGCTGATATTTATAACTTTTTATCTGAGCAAATTACAAAGGCTACACTTTTGGGAATTGACAAAAATAAAATAATTATTGATCCTGGTATTGGTTTCGCTAAAAACCATGAGCAGAATTTAGAAATTTTTCGCCGTTTAGAATCATTAAAAACACTCAATTCTCCAATTTTGGTGGGAGCATCTCGTAAAAGTTTTATAGGTAATATTCTTCATCAACCAGATCCGAAATTGCGAGTTTGGGGAACAGCCGCAGCCTGTTGTGCAGCCATTTTCAATGGTGCAGATATCCTCCGAGTTCACGATGTTCAGGAAATGCAAGAAGTTACTTTAGTAGCAGATGCTATTTATCGTGAAGGTTAG
- the tpiA gene encoding triose-phosphate isomerase — translation MRKIVIAGNWKMFKTQAESAEFLSGFLPHLEETPSEREVVLCPPFTDLSLLSKSLHGSRVNLGAQNVHWEEHGAYTGEIAAPMLTEIGVRFVIVGHSERRQFFGETDVTVNLRLKAAQKHGLTPILCVGETKQQRDAGETESIISNQLKKDLVDIDQTHLIIAYEPIWAIGTGDTCESKEANRVIGLIRSQLTNPLVPIQYGGSVNPNNIDEIMAQPEIDGALVGGASLKADSFARIVNYQ, via the coding sequence GTGCGGAAAATCGTTATTGCTGGAAACTGGAAAATGTTTAAAACCCAGGCAGAATCCGCAGAATTTTTAAGCGGATTTTTGCCTCACCTGGAGGAAACCCCCTCAGAACGAGAAGTGGTATTATGTCCTCCCTTCACCGACTTAAGCCTGCTGTCCAAATCTTTACATGGTAGCCGTGTAAATTTGGGCGCACAAAACGTCCACTGGGAAGAACATGGAGCATATACAGGCGAAATTGCTGCCCCCATGCTCACGGAAATCGGTGTGCGTTTTGTCATTGTTGGACACAGTGAAAGACGGCAATTCTTCGGAGAAACTGACGTAACTGTCAATCTCCGTCTTAAAGCCGCCCAAAAGCATGGACTCACACCCATTCTTTGCGTTGGGGAAACTAAACAACAACGAGACGCAGGGGAAACAGAATCAATAATTAGCAACCAATTAAAAAAAGACTTGGTAGATATTGATCAAACTCACCTAATTATTGCTTATGAACCAATTTGGGCAATTGGTACTGGTGATACCTGTGAATCCAAGGAAGCAAATCGGGTAATTGGCTTAATTCGCAGTCAATTAACTAATCCCCTAGTTCCTATCCAATATGGCGGTTCAGTCAACCCGAATAATATTGATGAAATTATGGCACAACCAGAAATTGACGGCGCTCTCGTTGGTGGCGCTAGTCTAAAAGCTGATAGTTTTGCCAGAATTGTCAACTATCAATAA